AAGAACCGCTTGCAGAATGATCCGACTGACTGCCCTGACGGCTTCATGGTGAACACGAATTCGACTTTGGCCGGTTGCAGGACGGCCAAATCTCCTATTAGCCTACCGCACGGATGACCGGTTGGGTCGTTCATCCGGGGTATGTCGGTATAATAGCTCCACGGGTGAGACAGGACGACATGGCAACCATCCGCGACTTCACGGTCACCCGCTTCGCCTTCCGGCGTGACCGCATGATAGGCGACAGCCAGGTCGGCTTCGACGTCTGCAACGTTGCCGCGCTGGAGCTGCATGACGAGGCGGGGCACACCGGAACAGGGTGGCTGCTGAACCTTTTCCACGCCCTGCCCGATCGTGCCGAGCTCGAACGCGTTTTCCGTACGGAGGCCTTCGGCGGCCTGCGCGGGCAGCACCCTGCGAGCCTGATCCATCGCATCGGCCGTCCGCGTGGCGGCAACCAGCGCGCCATTCCGCACGGCTTCGGCGAGGCGATCGACCAGGCGCTGTGGGACCTCGCCTCGCAGCAGGCAGGGCTGCCGCTCTACCGCTTCCTCGGCGGCACCAACCCGCGCGTGCGCGCCTATGCCTCGGGCCTCGATTTCCACCTCTCGGACGCGCACTACGTGGAGTTCTTCGCCAAGGCGAAGGCGATGGGCTTCGAGGCTTTCAAGATCAAAATCGGCAATCCCGATCTCGCCTGGGACCTCAAGCGGCTCAGGCTGCTGAAGGAAGCGGTCGGCCCGAACCCGGTCATCATGGTGGACGCCAACGAGGCCTGGACGCCGAAGGAGGCGATCCGCGCGCTACACGCCTATCACGATGCCGGGCACGACATCCTGTGGATCGAGGACCCCTGCCTGCGCGACGATTTCGAGGGTTTGCGGCAAGTCTCGGAAGCGCTGCCCTTCACCCATATCAATACCGGCGAATACCTCGACCTCAGCGGCAAGCGCCGGCTGATCGAGGCGCGGGCGGTCGACTACATGAACGTGCACGGCAAGATGTCCGACGTCATGCGCGC
The nucleotide sequence above comes from Pseudomonadota bacterium. Encoded proteins:
- a CDS encoding mandelate racemase/muconate lactonizing enzyme family protein, with the protein product MATIRDFTVTRFAFRRDRMIGDSQVGFDVCNVAALELHDEAGHTGTGWLLNLFHALPDRAELERVFRTEAFGGLRGQHPASLIHRIGRPRGGNQRAIPHGFGEAIDQALWDLASQQAGLPLYRFLGGTNPRVRAYASGLDFHLSDAHYVEFFAKAKAMGFEAFKIKIGNPDLAWDLKRLRLLKEAVGPNPVIMVDANEAWTPKEAIRALHAYHDAGHDILWIEDPCLRDDFEGLRQVSEALPFTHINTGEYLDLSGKRRLIEARAVDYMNVHGKMSDVMRACWLAAEYGVKVTLGNTFLEVGVHIAAALPEAEWIEYSFQNYNHLTATPIRFENGYAVAPDVPGHGLGLSQEARRNHAVDSVAEGLRPAAAPPGPIRLS